The nucleotide sequence TAGCCTTTGTGTTATCTTCTTGTTTCATtgtagtcctttatgttatattttgtgattgtgCAAACCACAAGTTTAATTGCACAATTGATGATAAATAACATTCATGTTTCCATTCGTCGCGCCTCACACCGTGGTTTAAGTTCGTAAATTTTAACAATTCTTGTTAAATGACATTTTTGCGAACATGATATACTTTGGTTTTAAAGATTTTGGATTTGAAAATTTAGATTCAAATATGAAGCGATAGGAGAAATAGTTTTCTGAAGGCGAAGTGATAAGAGAAATGGTATGGATATGTATGTAAATTTTTTCGATACTAAAATGTCACACATGATTTATCTCAACAGAACTTGTTAAAAAGACCAGCCGTGGAAGTATAATGTAACATAAAAGACCAattcagaaaaacaaaaacttaaaagGCCAATCTGGATAAAAGTTTAGACTTAAAAGGACTGACTGATAATGTGTCACGCATGATTTCCTTTCCCTTGATCATTATCAgtgcaattttttaattttgaaattatattatggtaaatgtttgatttttatagAACAAGCTTGAAATGCTACTAGTTCCACTCTGGTCGTTTGCATTGTTAATTGGCTCTGAAATGTTGCCATTCACTGTAACAACTTTTGCCAATTCTTTTTAGAGGGACAATGTCAGAAAATTATCCATCAATAATCCTTAACCTTTATAAAAGCTAATTTACAAAAACTTAATGAATCTACAATCCTCacataacatttattaaaaGACAATTTACAACATTTCCCTTTAAGAACAAATGTCATTCAAACATATTATGAATTACTATGAAGTTTATGAACAGTTTTCTGACCATATCTATATTTGAACTATGAATAATAAAGTTACACTCGAGAGGCTAGGTATTTTGCAAACTATCCTCCCCTTCGATTCGCTGCAACAGTTCTAATATACTTCCAGCTTTTCTCTTAGCTCTATCAGTTCCATTTTCTGATAATCCCTGAAGTGCTTCTTCTGCTCCATGCTcctttgctagtttcaattgcAGTAGATCTCCCGTGCATACCAACCACAAAACAGCAGCAGCATTCTCACGGTTGCGTGGTGATCCGGTTCGTATAACCTCAACTAAAATAGGGATTGGCTCGGCCTGACCAATTGCTGTCCTTCCTTCATGATGACCTGCAAGGATCGTCAGTATAGCTAGTGCTTCGTCAACCATCCCACCGCCCGCATCCTTCATAAATCGTATCAACGGAGCAACTATCCCGGCTTTAACAGCTCTAGCTTTGTTTCCTTGATAAATACATAGATTAAATATAGCAGTAGCTGCATCTTTTTTGCCTCTTGGAGTACCTTCACAAAGTAACTTTATAAGAGCCGGGATGGCTCCTGCTGCACCTATTGCAACTTTGTTCTCATCAAGAACTGATAAACTAAAGAGAGTCGCAGCTGCATTTTCTCTAGCCTCCATGCTTCCGTTTTTCAAAACATCTACAATATCTGGTATAGCTCCTGCGTTTACTATAGTTCCTTTGTTACTCTCGTTGATGGAAAGATTCAGAAGTGCTGTAACAGCATGCTCCTGAGTTCGAGGATCTGTGGAAGACAACAAGTCTACGAGAAGCGGTATTGCTCCTGCTTCGGCTATACATACTCGGTTATCTGCATTCCTCTTGGCCAGCAACCGGAGCTCACCAGCAGCCGCCCTTTGCTGTTCAATATCATTACTTGTTAGCTTATCCAATAAAGCTTTGATAGCAGTTTTGTCACAATCTGAAAGACTGGTTCCAGATTTCTTTGTTCTGCAACTCCCTTGCTTCTTTGGTAGTTCAACACCATTGCTATCACACCATAAACCAATCAGACTCTTCAAAACGTAGTTAGGAGTAAGGGCTGTATGCAAAAGTGTCTGCTGTGTTTTAGGGCAGGTTCTGTGACCAGCATCAAGCCATTTTTGAATGCAGGATCTTTCATATGTCTGCAAAATAAAGTAGGaatttcatcaataatcatAGCTGACATCATCAGAACATTGTTTCGCACAAAAAGGATTGTCGATAATACCTGACCGGTTGAGACGATTACAGGGTCTTTCATTAGTTCAAGAGATATAGGACACCGAAAATCATCTGGGATTACAGGAGACCGGTGCTTAATTGGAACATTCTCACTGTCATAGGTATCAACCTCAGGATTTTCTGCGAGCACGCAGTCTTTCAGTTTCCTAAGAAGAGATGAGACGGTTTCAAAACTGTCTCCTAGTTCTCCGTTGCTTGTTATGACCAATTCATGTAATTCACTGGACTCTTTCTTTAGATCATTCATAGTCCTCAGATGCAACTTCTCAGAGAGTCTTTTGAGTATAGCAGGATCAGGGTCTTTATCTTTCTGTGCTACTGCTATATCCAAGTCCAGTTGTAAATCAGCAAATTCTGTTTGAGCTTTAGCTCTTTTGAATTGAGCGTGCACTAGTTCAATCTGAAAGAGATTAAAACAGtcgggaaaaaaaaatatggcacATAATTATCAGTAAATTGATGCTTCCCTTTATCCTTGGCAGAAACAGCACTATGCAGAACTTCAAAATCACAGCAAGTGAATATCTAATGTACAATAAAATTACCTGTTCTTGAACTTCCTCTGATATCTCAAGTTTGTTGTATGAAATATCACTCAATGCAGCTTCAATTTTTTCGGTAATTTGTTGGAACTTATCTGCGGTATCATTCCTCCGCAAAGCCTGTGGCATGTAAAGCAACAATTAGATTAAAATTAGCAGTCTTAATTGACTAAGATACATGTTTGGTAAACAAAACCGAACCAGAAAGCATATAACATCTGAAGATGTTAATCTCTCACTCTTCTAGACATATTTATCCACATTGAAATATTCAGCTAGTGCACTGTGAACGCATGAAAGGAAAAAACTTGCACAGAACAGGCCTGATTTGAggaatacactttttttttctttccgaaATTAAACTTTAAGCATCTGTTCTATTCAGTTCATAGGTTTTCCTATCCACCGTTTACTTTGCAGAttagagaaaagaaaaactgaTGACCACATTGGTCCACATTGGTCATGCATGAAAAGAAAAGTAATACTACAGAGTGCCTTTAGATTCAATGAAAGTCAAGCAGGAGCTTTCATAATTTCTGAGTTTCAAAACCGTTGTCATATGTTTGATATATACGACATGAACACGCACTTCAAATTCAGGAAACAACACAAACTTAAGTGTTGCTTGCCCGAATCGCCGCAACTTACAGAATACAGAAAAGGGAATTAAAATGCACAAATAGTGGAATAACAGTATATTATTTCTGTAATTGAAAGATAACAGCAAAAGGATGAATATCCTAACGCCCACGGAGCAAAGCTCCTTCAAAGAAAGAGAACACTCTTTCTTTGCCTAACCATAATGGTCCTAGCAATAATGTTGCATTCCAATTAAACTTACCCACCTCACTATTTATACTACTAAGGCATAACAAAATTGCGAACTAAGCATCCTATCAACTCTTCATTTACCATATAACCTCACCATACTCTTTATTACATAATAGCCCCTTTTTCCCTTATCCCTCACATTCAGGTCTCTATAATCAAGCAATTAGATATTACTGCaattaaacttgaaaatttgcATATAAAAATGATCGAAAAAGTTATACCGCAAGAATACACGCTTCAAATTCAGGAAACAACGCGAATTTAAGAAATTGGGTATTCCTGCAATTGAGCTTGAATATTTGTTCATACATACTTGAACAAAGGATGGAAGCAAATATTGAACTCGTGCACCAATGCACACTTCAAATTAAACATGGGAATTTATTGCACACCTTAGAATTGAAGTAAATGAAAATTTTCTCCATGTGCACAAAGAAAGGTACTGGTACAAAGCACTGGCATCTCACATAATACAACCCAAAGACTAGAATACAGTCCCACAAAATAGAAGGgtaacataaattttattagcAGTGTTAGGAGCTACAAgcaaattataaaacaaaatcaatgcATTTGAATCTCCTACTATAACAGATAAAGCTAGTGTTAGGTTCTACGGTAAAAATAAAGTTGACTCTGAATGAGTTTACTGGGCAACATTAATTCCgactaaaagtgagttgaatataAAGTGGTTTATGATTGAACACGTTCACGTAAAAGTGGGTTGACCAATAAATTTGAagctaaaattcaattttagagACAAAAGCTCTAAATTCTAGCTTAAGCTATAATCAACTCggaggcaaaatcaattttactcaaGAACATCCAAACATTACGTTAAAGTCAATTCCACACCTCTAGAATCAACATTGCCTCCTTCAAAATTGGAacataacataaacatatatCTTTATCATGAATTTTTAATTCTCCATCAATCAAATACAAAACTAAGTTAACTCTTTCAATTAAAACACCAAaagggattaaaaaaaaaaaaaaccataccTGATAAAGCTTACTCCCATGATTAACAGACTTCAAAAGAATCATAGTCAAATCCAAAGCAACCCTCAAAGATTCAAAAGCTTCAATCTCTTCATCACTAAGGGACTCATCACAATCCTTCAATTCCTCAAACAAAGGACTCAAAAGCTTCACCCTACGAATCAAATTCCCATACATCTTCTTACAAACGTTTTGACATTCAGGTAACCCAGAAATCTCTCTGATTGAATCAGCCAAACGACCCACAACCATAGCCTTTGGATTCTCGCTCCCACCCATTTTCAGACACACGCAGAAAAAGTCAAAGGTGCAaactttgatgaaaaaaatcGAGCTTTGTTCAGATTTAGAAGGTGATGGAGAATACCCAGATGAGGAAAATGATGAAAGATGAGAAATTTGGATTGTGATGAAGAGTTGAAAAATGGAACAGAAGAAGAAAGTTTATGTTACTTGAAAGACAATTTAGGAAAGAGAGTGAAATTGGAATAAATAACGCAAAGATTTTGTGTTGTGTTAGAACGTAGAAATGGTTTTTGTGTTTGACCTTTTTGGACAAAGTCTTTGTGTCGTGTCTTAGGTAAGAGAGCATAGACGCGGTGGCTGTCTCAATAAACATGTAgtaattttcattatattttaatgaaagttgattttcatttcatatttgtgTTTCAAACTTTCAATTATTTACTAGttgaatttttatattcaaaaaaataataattagcaGTTGAGTCAACTTTGAGAGTTGaatgtacccaaaaaaaaaaaaagactttgagAATGGTAGTAATTTTGTATACATAAGCATAGGATTAATTTTGAGATTACCAATTTAtatgtacccaaaaaaaaaaccttacaaatttataatttcttttcccacagagaaaaattataatttctctgttttttttttttttgtgattacGAATTTATGAGTGCTTTTGATACCGAAACCTGAACTTCTAAATTCTACCGCGACCCTTTATCTTTTGACAATTGAAGATTTTAGGGTAAGTAGTCAgtcaattcaaaacataaactaTAATTGCATTGAGTCAAAAATAAAGACCTCGTTTTAGATCATACAATATGTTTTACCAATGATgtaaaattcatgttttaaGCGAACTAAAAGTTTCAAACCAGAGGGATATCTCTGATTCATAAAGCTTCACGGCCAGAATTTGTTTGTTGCCATAAAGTATTTGATACATGTTTgtaaatcatttttctcaatCTCACGTATATAAACAAATCAGGTAAATACAAACTGAGAGGATCATggggaaaaaaaaagaattgaacaaCTTTCAAATACTTATTACAATGATTATTTATATGTTGAGTACTAAAATATTTGTTATCACCAATCCTCTTCATTAGTGATAAAAATAACCTCCTTTGCACGTAATGTCATCTCTTCATTAACCCAATTAAAGAAAGTGCATCTTTTTCGTCGCTGCAACtgtaaaaatgttaaaaaaaaaaaaaaaaaaaaaaaaagagtagatTTACTGATATCACCATTATTACCCTGGTTTGTAAGAGGGAATTCGAGATCCCAGAAACATAGTATGTTTCCTCTTCCCTCTTCGTGACAAACAATAGTTTCTCAACACAATATACCATGCTCAACCAAAACGAAGgcagaagaagatgaagatcgaAGAAGACAGATCAAAGAAGTATGAAGAGGATTTGCGTGTTTCactgattttaaaaaattgggatttAGGGTTCTTAgtctcaaaatttataattgataATTCCAATtcttctattattattttaatataattgttatttatgaaTTAATAAAGTATggtttgttgacatatataaGTGTTTTCCGCGACGTGCCAAGTAAGCATTTTATTGGACACCTCATCAAAAAACTGGACACATCAACATTTTTGTAGGTCAAAATGAGGGTTGGAGagagtgaaaaaaaataaaagaggggAAGAATGTTTTTGAAATAGAGAGACCAATTACATGAGATGAGTAAATTAAGGGAACCAAAAGTAACCTAATAATGATGTTTATATAATGTATTGATTATGCGGTTCAACTAAATTCTCACAACAAAGCATGATCAACAACCACCAAAGGCGTCGTGTGTCTGACTGACATCctaaattgaatatgaaataaTAGACAGGACTCATACTTGTGACATTGTGTCCATAATAGTATTACAAGATCGGAGGTATTATCTAATCAACATATACATAAACACAACTTATACATTACAATTTTAAGGGATCCAAAGCAATTGCAAATCCTTCAATGAAATGCATTCTGTGCAGTATCAAGTAACCGATGGGCGTGGCAGTCTTTTCGCAATTTCCTGTGAATAGAAACATGTCAATATTTGTGCCTTATGGGAAtgttcaaagttcaaaccaaCCACTGCCTACGAAATCTTTGAGTAATACAGTGAATTCATAATCATATATCAAAATCGAGATAATTTCTTATAAAGCTCAGAAATGAAACATAGGATTCATAACAAGAAAGATATACTTTAAAAGCTGAACCAACTACTATAAAGAGTACGCAAGTTTTTGTTTTCTGTCTAAAATTCTATCAttccaaagtttctcaattTATGCAATCATAACCAGTATTTAGACCTTTATCTCAATGAGGTTACCATGATAAACACAAAATATAATAACTTGACAGCAACAGACAAATTCAACCCAACATGAATTTAGAATTTTGCAATACTGAGTAAATTAGTTGACAAATCAAGCATGCTGACATGAATAACAACAATTAAATTTGGTTATAGCACACCAAGGCATTAACAATGGTACACAAAAGCAAATGACTCAAGCCACCAAGTCTCTTAGTAAAACCACTTAAACCCAAGATTGAACCATCGGTCAATTTGCCTGTATATTAGCCTACAGTCCAGTACCACATAACGTGTCTTAGACAAGTTGCACAAATCGCATTTCTTGAACTGCAACAATGATAAACTTCCTTACATCTTTCCATCAAGTTCCAAAGCAAACAATGGCATTGTTTCAGCTAGGCCCAACATGTTGGTTCCACCAGTATCAGACTCAAGTGCGTCCGGATGTCTAGGACCCACCTTGGGGCCATATCTGATTGTTGGTATGGTGCGGACACTCATTACCCAATAGGGGAGTATTTTTCAAAGATGTTGTGTCAACAACTTCTAGATACATCCAAGATGCACACCACCGTTCCATCAGCAGAAGCTATCCTCGTCGTCCATAATCTAGGATTCACCCAACCCCCTGCCACGTCCAACAAGTATGGAGGAACTTGGCCTATAGTGAACAAATTGTCACTGACCTGCATCCGACATCTGAATTAAGAGAAGATACAGACTCCCTCAAGCACACATTTTTTTATACTGTTGCTAGATCAAATCAAGCACTAACTTACGTGTTTGAATAACCTTTCAAGTACACCCCCTGGTCTACTCTACATTTTTTGTCGAGTACGGTAGTTCAACCACTCATAACAGTTCTATAGAATCTCGGATCTCAACAACactagatgttttttttttgttgataatttgACAATGTATTCTTAACGAAGGCGATTTTATATTGCAAAAGTATATATCCAAATGTCAGAATTTGATTTGAGAACTTGATGGCAAGGATGTAAAGAACTTATATTTGTCCTTAACTAATCTGTAGCTAATTTCTGAATAACAAAGCGGTGTTATTTTCAAAGCAAAATCATGTTTTCATTTGTATCCTCAATGCATAAGAAGCAGACAACCAATGGTAGCAATTCTTGAGGGGCTTGGTCTTTGTACTTTCTAGCATGCTTGTTTAGCTTCTCTATAAGTAGAAATCTTGCATAGCCTTAAAATGTGATCCATGGCCTTCTAATTCTCTTTTTCTGGCCTAGAATGTTTATTTATTGGCTAAACTCCCTACATCCCTATGCATTCCAAGACCAAGATGTTACCTTTGTTTGGAAAAGATATAATTAAATGGATTTTTGTAGGATGGGATACCAATCTCTAGATCATGTTTAGCTCCTCGAATAGGTATGAGTTTGCTACAACTATCTTCAGGCAGCAAGAACATCATAGGGAAGCTTGCTAGTAGCATAGTCAACAATGTCCTAAGAGACCAAAGACAAaagttaaaagagaaaatttacTACTACCACAGCCTTTGAAAAGTCCCGAAGATCTGTAAGTCAATAATAAACAGAACTTCCTAAGACCAAGCTTCATACCACATGATCAGCATCAAAACCAGACCATATCATTTTGGCACCTTATACTCAAAACATGGTTCAAAACAATTGTAGAGTTAGAAGAGTAAGATGTGATGAATGTCCATTCCATTCCCAACttcaataaaaatcaaaataacagattattttctttttttgacaggATAATGTTAGTAAGTtagtggttatgttagttttcAGGATTTGAACTCTGGACTTCTTGCTTAAAACACCTTCAGAGTCACTTAGCTCACCAACCGAGCTAAGGGATTATTTTCTGTTGTTCActcattctcattctcatcaaatacaaaatcccataattaatttaaaattgaaaaactgaAAGGATGTAAACATCAAAGGTACCTCAAACAGTTCGTTTATATTATCCGCTGTCTTTGCGGATGTCTCTATAAAAAACATTCCGTTCTTCTCTGCATAGTCCATGCCATCCTTCACGGAAACAAAAAGCATACTATATCAGGAAAACaattcattgttttatttagtaGATAGTTATACTATTTAGGGTTGTTGCATTACCTCAACAGCAACCTCCCGCTTCTCTTGAAGATCGGCTTTGTTACCAACCAATGCCATCACTATATCAGGGCTTCCATGTTTTTGTAGCTCctaaatatttacatatatttcaGCTGCTAAAACGAAACTGACAGaaattgtagaaatatatgcATGTATCTGTATGTCTGCACGCTTGCGCATGTGTGAGCAATGGCAATACATCAAAAGATAGATACTGACCATGAGTTTGTCAAAGACAATTATTACCTATTTTCTATTCTTTTGACAACGTTTTCAACAACTTATCTTGTAATGAGAATGATCGGATTTCTTTCAACTCCAACAGAAACCAAAAAATGCAATCTTACGTGCATAAGGAGTAACGAAGGAAACCGGTTTATTTCAATCTCTATAGGGGcagaaagttgattttttaatgtaaaagaGCACAGAACAGGCAAATATTGGTGCTACTTCACTGTGATTAATAAAACAGGTTTGGTGAACAATTCTAATTCTAATAACCAAGTACATACTTATTCCCACCTAACATGCAGGTTTTATGAACTTCTTGTCTTtctacaaacaaaaacaaaaacaaaatccatTTTTCACGAGGTGGTGTGTTCTATCAAACATGGGGTCCTTGGAGAGGCCATTGATTCTTGGTTTTCCTGTACAAATTTTGAGCTATTCTATGATCAACTCTTCTTACTGGGGCTGCTATTGGTCTTCTAGACATGATTCTACCACCTTTTCTCTACATATTATACCCATTAAGAGGTAAGGGTGTTGTCATTAAGTCACGAGATATACGTTTATCTGGTAACTTAAAATTACTAAACTACAATGACTATAAATAAGAAGGATTAAAACTGACTGTGTTGTCTTCACTGATGTTG is from Medicago truncatula cultivar Jemalong A17 chromosome 1, MtrunA17r5.0-ANR, whole genome shotgun sequence and encodes:
- the LOC25484932 gene encoding U-box domain-containing protein 14 encodes the protein MGGSENPKAMVVGRLADSIREISGLPECQNVCKKMYGNLIRRVKLLSPLFEELKDCDESLSDEEIEAFESLRVALDLTMILLKSVNHGSKLYQALRRNDTADKFQQITEKIEAALSDISYNKLEISEEVQEQIELVHAQFKRAKAQTEFADLQLDLDIAVAQKDKDPDPAILKRLSEKLHLRTMNDLKKESSELHELVITSNGELGDSFETVSSLLRKLKDCVLAENPEVDTYDSENVPIKHRSPVIPDDFRCPISLELMKDPVIVSTGQTYERSCIQKWLDAGHRTCPKTQQTLLHTALTPNYVLKSLIGLWCDSNGVELPKKQGSCRTKKSGTSLSDCDKTAIKALLDKLTSNDIEQQRAAAGELRLLAKRNADNRVCIAEAGAIPLLVDLLSSTDPRTQEHAVTALLNLSINESNKGTIVNAGAIPDIVDVLKNGSMEARENAAATLFSLSVLDENKVAIGAAGAIPALIKLLCEGTPRGKKDAATAIFNLCIYQGNKARAVKAGIVAPLIRFMKDAGGGMVDEALAILTILAGHHEGRTAIGQAEPIPILVEVIRTGSPRNRENAAAVLWLVCTGDLLQLKLAKEHGAEEALQGLSENGTDRAKRKAGSILELLQRIEGEDSLQNT